One genomic segment of Deinococcus terrestris includes these proteins:
- a CDS encoding acetyl-CoA hydrolase/transferase family protein, with translation MNTKTAAQIQVLLEERQLPEHARVVMSGNHAVPWRLLEIVDGTLPGYRLNALNAPRGLPRRDGVSYETSFVGPGMRGSVRLSYTPARLSQVPLLFSTTRPPDVLLLHVSAPRGGKVSLGTEVNILPAAIEACRARGGLILGQLNPQMPYTFGDGEYDVGLFDGLLDTDEALASPPTRGESAASAAESAALIGERVAARVADGATLQLGIGEVPDATLPGLSRRRRLGVWSEMFSDGILSLDAAGALDPDRLVVASFAFGSPELYRWLDGNERVIMRRTEVTNDPAQIARQPGMTSVNTALQIDLFGQANASRIGARIHSGFGGQTDFIVGALHSPGGQAIMALRSWHPKAQVSTIVPMLQEPTTSFQPTAVVTEQGVAEILGHDEKAQAAALIEHAAHPHARAYLWEEARRLGLT, from the coding sequence GTGAATACCAAAACGGCGGCCCAGATTCAGGTCTTGCTGGAGGAGCGGCAGCTTCCAGAGCACGCCCGCGTGGTCATGAGCGGCAACCACGCGGTGCCGTGGCGTCTCCTCGAAATCGTGGACGGGACGCTGCCAGGCTACCGCCTGAACGCACTCAACGCCCCGCGTGGCCTCCCGCGCCGCGACGGGGTGAGCTACGAGACCTCCTTCGTGGGACCGGGGATGCGCGGCAGCGTTCGCCTGAGCTACACGCCCGCCCGGCTCTCGCAGGTGCCGCTGCTGTTCTCCACCACCCGCCCGCCCGACGTGCTGCTGCTGCACGTCTCCGCGCCGCGCGGCGGGAAGGTGTCGCTGGGCACCGAGGTCAACATCCTGCCCGCCGCCATCGAGGCGTGCCGGGCACGCGGCGGCCTGATCCTGGGGCAGCTCAACCCGCAGATGCCCTACACCTTCGGGGACGGGGAGTACGACGTGGGCCTCTTCGACGGGCTGTTGGACACCGACGAGGCCCTCGCCTCGCCCCCCACGCGCGGGGAGTCGGCGGCGAGCGCGGCCGAGTCGGCGGCCCTGATCGGGGAGCGGGTGGCCGCCCGCGTGGCCGACGGCGCGACCCTGCAACTCGGCATTGGGGAGGTGCCCGACGCGACCCTGCCCGGCCTGAGCCGCCGCCGCCGACTGGGGGTATGGTCCGAGATGTTCAGCGACGGCATCCTCAGCCTCGACGCGGCCGGAGCGCTGGACCCGGACCGCCTCGTCGTGGCGTCCTTCGCCTTCGGCTCACCGGAGCTGTACCGCTGGCTCGACGGCAACGAGCGGGTCATCATGCGCCGCACGGAAGTCACCAACGACCCCGCCCAGATCGCCCGGCAGCCCGGCATGACCAGCGTGAACACGGCCCTCCAGATCGACCTCTTCGGGCAGGCCAACGCCAGCCGCATCGGCGCCCGCATCCACTCGGGCTTCGGCGGACAGACCGACTTCATCGTGGGGGCGCTGCACTCGCCCGGCGGTCAGGCGATCATGGCGCTGCGGTCCTGGCACCCCAAGGCGCAGGTGTCCACCATCGTGCCCATGCTTCAGGAACCCACGACCTCCTTCCAGCCCACCGCCGTGGTCACCGAGCAGGGCGTCGCGGAAATTCTCGGCCACGACGAGAAGGCGCAGGCAGCCGCCCTGATCGAGCACGCCGCCCACCCCCACGCCCGCGCCTACCTGTGGGAGGAAGCGCGTCGCCTCGGCCTGACCTAG
- a CDS encoding inorganic phosphate transporter codes for MEAALIGFVIIIALALAFDFINGFHDTANAIATSVATKVLTPAQAIAMAAVLNVVGALAGTAVAKTIATDIVPQEFATLGLTGAALLSAIIWNLFTWWKGLPSSSSHALIFSLVGAGVASGGWEIIIPAGVRKTLIGLVSSPALGFIVPIVFMALLSWLVLRWMRPRTVTRTFRWLQIGSAAFMAFSHGGNDAQKAMGIMTFALSAYLGTQVSEVPLWIILSAAAAMGLGTAVGGWRIIKTMGFKVVDLKPVDGFVAEASAAAIIVGATQLGIPVSTTHTISTSIMGVGTTKGFRKVKWQVAGRIVQAWIFTIPVCIALGWAIHKVMLLTLGI; via the coding sequence ATGGAAGCGGCCCTGATCGGATTTGTCATCATCATCGCGCTGGCGCTGGCCTTTGACTTTATCAACGGCTTTCACGACACCGCCAACGCCATCGCCACCTCGGTCGCCACCAAGGTGCTCACGCCCGCGCAGGCCATCGCCATGGCCGCGGTCCTGAACGTGGTCGGGGCGCTCGCGGGCACGGCGGTCGCCAAGACCATCGCCACCGACATCGTGCCGCAGGAGTTCGCCACCCTGGGCCTGACGGGCGCGGCCCTCCTGAGCGCGATCATCTGGAACCTGTTCACGTGGTGGAAGGGGCTGCCCAGCTCCTCCAGCCACGCCCTGATCTTCAGCCTGGTGGGGGCGGGGGTCGCCTCGGGCGGCTGGGAGATCATCATTCCCGCAGGCGTCCGCAAGACCCTGATCGGCCTGGTGAGCAGCCCGGCCCTGGGCTTTATCGTGCCCATCGTGTTCATGGCGCTGCTCTCGTGGCTGGTGCTCCGGTGGATGCGCCCGCGCACGGTCACGCGCACCTTCCGCTGGCTTCAGATCGGCTCAGCGGCGTTCATGGCCTTTTCGCACGGCGGCAACGACGCGCAAAAGGCGATGGGCATCATGACCTTCGCGCTAAGCGCCTACCTGGGCACCCAGGTCAGCGAGGTGCCGCTGTGGATCATCCTCTCGGCGGCGGCGGCGATGGGCCTGGGCACCGCCGTGGGCGGCTGGCGCATCATCAAGACGATGGGCTTCAAGGTCGTGGACCTCAAACCCGTCGACGGCTTCGTCGCCGAGGCCAGCGCCGCCGCAATCATCGTGGGCGCGACCCAGCTCGGTATCCCGGTCAGCACTACGCACACCATCTCGACCTCGATCATGGGCGTGGGGACCACCAAGGGTTTCCGCAAGGTCAAGTGGCAGGTCGCCGGACGCATCGTGCAGGCCTGGATCTTCACGATTCCGGTGTGCATCGCGCTGGGCTGGGCGATTCACAAGGTGATGCTGCTGACGCTGGGCATCTAA
- a CDS encoding DUF47 domain-containing protein, whose translation MVLSKFMPKNPQFSAKFAEAARNAHVTAQALVELLENYTDVEAKVGRIRDLEHEGDRIGREVTNMLAESFIVPFDREDIISLNHELDDLVDSLEDAARKLSLYGVERPLPQMAQLARVVEGQCALLAQGMPLIESKDRVRELAALAQQIRQLEDEGDLISDQMQRELYVGVHDVAGMIRAMRGGEIVELIEEASDQAQRVAKTVESILLKNA comes from the coding sequence ATGGTTCTGTCTAAATTCATGCCCAAAAACCCGCAGTTCAGCGCCAAGTTCGCCGAGGCCGCCCGCAACGCCCACGTGACGGCGCAGGCGCTGGTGGAACTGCTCGAGAACTACACCGATGTCGAGGCGAAGGTGGGCCGCATCCGCGACCTCGAACACGAGGGCGACCGCATCGGCCGCGAAGTGACCAACATGCTGGCCGAGTCCTTTATCGTGCCCTTCGACCGCGAGGACATCATCTCGCTGAACCACGAACTCGACGACCTCGTGGACAGTCTGGAAGACGCCGCCCGCAAGCTCAGCCTCTACGGGGTGGAGCGTCCGCTGCCGCAGATGGCGCAGCTCGCGCGGGTGGTGGAAGGACAGTGTGCACTTCTCGCACAGGGGATGCCCCTGATCGAGAGCAAGGACCGCGTCCGCGAACTCGCCGCGCTGGCGCAGCAGATTCGCCAGCTGGAGGACGAGGGCGACCTGATCAGTGACCAGATGCAGCGCGAGCTGTATGTCGGCGTCCACGACGTGGCGGGCATGATCCGGGCGATGCGCGGCGGCGAGATCGTCGAGTTGATCGAGGAAGCCTCCGACCAGGCGCAGAGGGTCGCCAAGACGGTCGAGAGCATTCTGCTCAAGAACGCGTGA
- a CDS encoding alpha-amylase family glycosyl hydrolase: MKRFQQMGRAGALAALTLTLAACGTLTNPSRGADTDWRDDAIYFAMTDRFANGNPANDNGANRNAGDRADRTNPLAWHGGDFAGLKAKIEEGYFKRMGFTAIWISPVVLQVPAIETASGPHQGRPFAGYHGYWAEDFFQVDPHFGTLDEYKALIRTAHRNDIKIIQDVVVNHAGYGAKLVTEKPDWFRTGQECGQDDVTQCLAGLPDFIQEVPEVTRYLNSFVSFWQRETGIDGLRIDTMKHVPDSYWQQFFAAGGAGDPRKLWSVGEIFDPSPARLAHFMNDLGAPSVFDFPLYFAIKDQLSGAGGDLGRVADVFAQDGVYRDPTRLTTFVDNHDVRRFVSEVQSRGGSAPQAAERLDLALSLIYTSRGTPSVWQGTEIAQPGLGDPYDHPAGQGNREDMNFAALAGSTLDERLGALAAARQKYPALTRGAQQELWRPNGGAPLLAYRRVLSGERPVVVVLNNGDTPLDLATLPGGGLPLLGTFGAGALTEVTGRTSDLRVEGGRLVGTVPPRAALAVAGTPGSAGTVNPRLPEVSGVTARAGDGAAELRWTAPSDPAVTGYRVYARTGSGAERLLNFAPLGREQTSYLVRGLANDQQTTFRVVTVDAQGAESRGTAVTATPSASNTVRVTFTVDARSQGNGPIELRRFDTGSQVEYPMTQEERGRWKTEIELPLFREVKFKFGNDHPRAKNSGYEGPDQADRSYVVGTAGNSYSGTYDFISQPVPGAVIEGRVTGEGQALEGALVEATSADPKVNYALTFPDGSYTLFVPAGPQTLKASAEGLAEATRQTTAPAAGVDFALSRAGAQGPQVGKYRIDGDLSDWAAPKVNVQSPSEGVFGADNNWQTLRADSDAQYLYLAYTYRVSGNSAILYLDYKEGGAAQADRFEAWRQAATFGGGMGGVDAFIARYGNEGAQVRRVESDTATPEVAASGYTIGTSGTLPAQTVELAIPWSSLGLSGPPAAGVNVVGGIFGGPGYGAGDIIPDAGSTPPGANTIGSADEQRRATFTVPVTVR; encoded by the coding sequence ATGAAACGCTTCCAGCAGATGGGGCGTGCGGGCGCCCTGGCGGCCCTCACCCTGACCCTCGCGGCTTGCGGCACCCTGACGAACCCCTCCCGCGGCGCAGACACCGACTGGCGCGACGACGCGATCTATTTCGCCATGACCGACCGCTTCGCGAACGGCAACCCCGCCAACGACAATGGCGCGAACCGGAACGCCGGGGACCGCGCCGACCGCACCAATCCGCTCGCGTGGCACGGCGGCGACTTCGCGGGCCTGAAGGCCAAGATCGAGGAAGGGTATTTCAAGCGCATGGGCTTCACGGCGATCTGGATCAGCCCGGTCGTGCTTCAGGTGCCCGCCATCGAGACGGCGTCAGGGCCGCACCAGGGCCGCCCCTTCGCGGGGTACCACGGCTACTGGGCCGAGGACTTCTTTCAGGTGGACCCGCATTTCGGGACCCTGGACGAGTACAAGGCCCTGATCCGCACTGCCCACCGCAACGACATCAAGATCATTCAGGACGTGGTGGTCAATCACGCGGGCTACGGGGCGAAGCTGGTCACCGAGAAGCCGGACTGGTTTCGCACGGGTCAGGAATGCGGCCAGGACGACGTGACCCAGTGCCTCGCCGGGCTGCCCGACTTCATTCAGGAGGTGCCCGAGGTCACCCGGTACCTCAACAGCTTCGTGAGCTTCTGGCAGCGCGAGACGGGGATCGACGGGCTGCGGATCGACACCATGAAGCACGTGCCGGACAGCTACTGGCAGCAGTTCTTCGCGGCGGGCGGCGCGGGCGATCCCCGCAAGCTGTGGTCGGTGGGCGAGATTTTCGACCCCAGCCCAGCGCGGCTGGCACACTTCATGAACGATCTGGGGGCGCCGAGCGTCTTTGACTTTCCGCTGTACTTCGCCATCAAGGACCAGCTTTCGGGCGCGGGCGGCGACCTGGGGCGGGTGGCCGACGTGTTCGCGCAAGACGGCGTGTACCGCGATCCCACCCGGCTGACCACCTTCGTGGACAACCACGACGTGCGCCGCTTCGTCAGCGAGGTGCAGTCGCGGGGGGGCAGCGCCCCGCAGGCCGCCGAGCGCCTCGACCTCGCGCTGAGCCTGATCTATACCTCGCGCGGCACGCCCAGCGTCTGGCAGGGCACCGAGATCGCGCAGCCGGGGCTGGGCGACCCCTACGACCACCCCGCCGGGCAGGGCAACCGCGAGGACATGAACTTCGCGGCGCTGGCGGGCAGCACGCTCGACGAGCGCCTGGGAGCGCTGGCCGCCGCCCGGCAGAAGTACCCGGCCCTGACGCGCGGCGCCCAGCAGGAGCTGTGGCGGCCCAACGGGGGAGCACCCCTGCTGGCCTACCGCCGGGTGCTGAGCGGCGAGCGGCCCGTCGTGGTCGTGCTGAACAACGGGGACACGCCCCTCGACCTCGCCACGCTGCCGGGGGGCGGCCTGCCGCTGCTGGGCACCTTCGGGGCGGGGGCGCTGACCGAAGTCACCGGGCGGACCTCCGACCTGCGGGTGGAGGGCGGGCGGCTGGTGGGCACCGTTCCCCCCCGCGCCGCGCTCGCGGTGGCGGGCACGCCGGGCAGCGCGGGCACCGTCAACCCCCGTCTCCCCGAGGTGAGCGGCGTGACCGCGCGGGCCGGGGACGGGGCGGCCGAACTGCGCTGGACGGCCCCCAGCGACCCCGCCGTCACGGGCTACCGGGTCTACGCCCGCACGGGCAGCGGGGCCGAGCGGCTGCTGAACTTCGCCCCGCTGGGACGCGAACAGACAAGCTACCTCGTGCGTGGCCTCGCCAACGACCAGCAGACGACCTTCCGGGTGGTCACGGTGGACGCGCAGGGCGCCGAGAGCCGGGGCACGGCAGTCACCGCCACCCCCAGCGCGAGCAACACGGTCAGGGTCACCTTCACGGTGGACGCCCGCAGCCAGGGCAACGGCCCCATCGAACTGCGGCGCTTCGACACCGGCTCGCAGGTCGAGTACCCCATGACGCAGGAGGAGCGCGGGCGTTGGAAGACCGAGATCGAGCTGCCCCTCTTCCGCGAGGTCAAGTTCAAGTTCGGAAACGACCATCCCCGTGCGAAGAACAGCGGATACGAGGGACCCGACCAGGCCGACCGCTCTTACGTGGTGGGCACGGCGGGAAACAGCTACAGCGGCACCTACGACTTCATCAGCCAGCCGGTGCCCGGCGCCGTCATCGAGGGCCGCGTGACCGGCGAGGGGCAGGCGCTGGAGGGGGCGCTGGTGGAGGCCACCTCCGCTGACCCCAAGGTCAACTACGCCCTGACCTTCCCCGACGGCTCCTATACCCTGTTCGTTCCGGCCGGACCACAGACCCTGAAGGCCAGCGCCGAGGGCCTCGCGGAGGCAACCCGGCAGACCACCGCACCTGCTGCGGGCGTGGACTTCGCGCTGTCGCGGGCCGGGGCGCAGGGGCCGCAGGTCGGCAAGTACCGCATTGACGGCGACCTGAGCGACTGGGCCGCCCCCAAGGTCAATGTGCAGAGTCCCAGCGAGGGCGTGTTCGGAGCCGACAATAACTGGCAGACCCTGCGGGCCGACAGCGACGCGCAGTACCTCTACCTCGCGTACACCTACCGGGTGTCGGGGAACAGTGCCATCCTGTACCTCGACTACAAGGAGGGCGGCGCGGCGCAGGCCGACCGTTTCGAGGCGTGGCGGCAAGCGGCGACCTTCGGCGGCGGCATGGGCGGCGTGGATGCCTTTATCGCCCGCTACGGCAACGAGGGAGCACAGGTTCGGCGCGTGGAGAGTGACACCGCTACGCCGGAAGTCGCGGCGAGCGGCTACACCATCGGCACTTCGGGGACGCTGCCCGCCCAGACCGTCGAACTGGCGATTCCCTGGAGCAGCCTGGGCCTGAGCGGTCCTCCGGCGGCGGGCGTGAACGTGGTGGGCGGGATCTTCGGCGGCCCCGGCTACGGCGCGGGCGACATCATTCCTGACGCGGGCAGTACGCCCCCCGGCGCGAACACCATCGGCAGCGCCGACGAGCAGCGCCGGGCTACCTTCACGGTTCCTGTCACCGTGCGCTAA
- a CDS encoding GGDEF domain-containing protein, with amino-acid sequence MRDRLLTLPDPAFSLGGDGAGSPTRTEQTRRAAYQWGLPIALLAVGLGLALVWPLHPAQAALWGGLAAVLAVALVLSALPRCPVGVLDRLLLLGGWTFLLGRLALGLFAPHVVDGGPELLGLLLPWFVLGLLAPGWLLDYSLGRRVARGALGVTGVLGALYGVRVLPGTGESGLILALLAQLLLVGGLALLGQEATLTRAQDRRGPWSEIQPGEFDELTGLPLRRPLERRLRTLRRPVAVAVVAVDDLPELEREGGAVLVQTVRAHLARTLAAATRSGDPVVCLGEGTFAVLLPTTDPLAVRVVAERLRLRVASRPLAGRVVTVSVGLAVMSTGTQALARAEAALRDAQAGGGHRVEVAPG; translated from the coding sequence ATGCGCGACCGTCTGCTCACCCTGCCCGACCCGGCGTTCTCTCTGGGAGGTGATGGGGCAGGCTCCCCCACCCGCACCGAGCAGACCCGCCGCGCGGCCTACCAGTGGGGGCTGCCGATCGCGCTTCTCGCCGTGGGCCTGGGTCTGGCCCTGGTCTGGCCGCTGCACCCGGCGCAGGCAGCGCTGTGGGGAGGCTTGGCCGCCGTGCTGGCCGTGGCCCTGGTGCTCTCGGCCCTGCCACGCTGCCCGGTGGGGGTGCTCGACCGGCTGCTGCTGCTGGGGGGCTGGACGTTCCTGCTGGGTCGGCTGGCACTGGGGCTGTTCGCGCCGCACGTCGTGGATGGGGGACCGGAGTTGCTGGGGCTGCTGCTGCCGTGGTTCGTGCTGGGGCTGCTGGCGCCAGGCTGGCTGCTGGACTATTCCCTGGGCCGCCGGGTGGCGCGTGGCGCACTGGGAGTCACCGGGGTACTGGGGGCGCTGTATGGGGTGCGGGTGCTGCCAGGCACGGGCGAGAGCGGCCTGATTCTCGCGCTGCTCGCGCAACTGCTGCTGGTCGGAGGCCTGGCGCTCCTGGGGCAGGAGGCCACACTGACCCGCGCCCAGGACCGCCGGGGTCCCTGGAGCGAGATCCAGCCTGGCGAGTTCGACGAGTTGACGGGCCTGCCGCTGCGGCGCCCGCTGGAGCGGCGACTGAGGACGCTGCGCCGTCCGGTCGCGGTGGCCGTGGTGGCGGTGGACGATCTGCCGGAACTGGAACGGGAGGGCGGCGCGGTGCTCGTGCAGACGGTGCGGGCCCACCTCGCCCGCACGCTGGCGGCGGCCACCCGGTCAGGCGACCCGGTGGTGTGCCTGGGAGAAGGCACCTTCGCCGTCCTGCTCCCGACCACCGACCCCCTCGCGGTGCGGGTGGTGGCCGAGCGGCTGCGGCTGCGGGTGGCCTCGCGCCCCCTGGCCGGGCGGGTGGTTACCGTGAGCGTGGGCCTCGCGGTGATGAGCACCGGGACCCAGGCGCTCGCGCGGGCCGAAGCCGCCCTGCGGGACGCGCAGGCGGGCGGCGGGCACCGGGTCGAGGTGGCGCCGGGCTGA
- the lipA gene encoding lipoyl synthase, whose product MTQQDKPVQDREVKFIKNGIYRKDSVPVREKKPEWLKVTIPTGQVFGEVRKIVKEHRLHTVCEEAMCPNIGECWSRGTATFMLMGHVCTRACRFCAVDTGNPMGKLDLDEPAQVADSVRLMGLKYVVLTSVDRDDLPDGGAYHFAKTVQAIKKLNPETRVEALTPDFGGNPHCVDLVLESGVDTYAQNLETVRRLTHPVRDIRASYERTLGVLQHAKQARPDVITKTSIMLGLGETREELREAMADCRAAGVDVLTFGQYLRPTMHHLPVERYVSPAEFDEIREEAMAMGFLEVVSGPLVRSSYKAEQIVMDKPGTLPEHLAHLDAGSELSLI is encoded by the coding sequence ATGACCCAGCAGGACAAGCCGGTGCAGGACCGGGAAGTCAAGTTCATCAAGAACGGCATCTACCGCAAGGACTCGGTGCCCGTGCGCGAGAAGAAGCCCGAGTGGCTCAAGGTGACCATCCCGACCGGGCAGGTCTTCGGCGAAGTTCGCAAGATCGTCAAGGAACACCGGTTGCACACGGTCTGCGAGGAAGCGATGTGCCCCAATATCGGCGAGTGCTGGAGCCGGGGCACGGCCACCTTCATGCTGATGGGGCATGTCTGCACCCGCGCCTGCCGCTTCTGCGCGGTGGACACCGGCAACCCGATGGGCAAGCTCGACCTTGACGAACCCGCGCAGGTCGCCGACTCGGTGCGGCTGATGGGCCTGAAGTACGTCGTGCTGACCTCGGTGGACCGCGACGACCTGCCCGACGGCGGGGCGTACCACTTCGCCAAGACGGTGCAGGCCATCAAGAAGCTCAACCCGGAAACGCGGGTCGAGGCCCTCACGCCCGACTTCGGCGGCAACCCGCACTGCGTGGACCTCGTGCTGGAGAGCGGCGTGGACACCTACGCGCAGAACCTCGAAACGGTGCGCCGCCTGACCCATCCGGTCCGCGACATCCGCGCGAGCTACGAGCGCACGCTGGGGGTGTTGCAGCACGCCAAGCAGGCCCGCCCCGACGTGATCACCAAGACCTCGATCATGCTGGGCCTGGGCGAGACGCGCGAAGAACTGCGCGAGGCGATGGCGGATTGCCGCGCCGCCGGGGTGGACGTGCTGACCTTTGGGCAGTACCTGCGCCCGACCATGCACCACCTGCCCGTCGAGCGCTACGTCTCCCCCGCCGAGTTCGACGAGATCCGCGAGGAGGCGATGGCGATGGGCTTCCTGGAGGTCGTCTCCGGCCCGCTGGTCCGCTCCTCGTACAAGGCCGAGCAGATCGTGATGGACAAGCCGGGCACCCTGCCCGAGCATCTGGCGCATCTGGACGCTGGAAGTGAGCTGAGCCTGATCTGA
- the lipB gene encoding lipoyl(octanoyl) transferase LipB, giving the protein MREAAFGTVDLGRLGYREAWDVQHEAHAQVAAGGRPQLLLVEHPPVLTLGRKAREGGNIVVTREYLAAQGIEVLEVERGGDVTYHGPGQLVAYAIFPVGRRVADFLRLLEQVTITALHDLGLPDARPNPGYAGVYVEAREVNGRTYEQKIASFGVAVQRGVALHGLALNVTTNLQHFDLIVPCGLTDTHMTSVEHEYERRGLDRVADLAEARAALTRAFHTTFETYDWTLPTAAAGG; this is encoded by the coding sequence GTGAGAGAGGCGGCATTTGGCACGGTGGACCTGGGGAGGCTGGGCTACCGCGAGGCGTGGGACGTGCAGCATGAGGCCCACGCGCAGGTCGCGGCGGGCGGGCGGCCCCAGCTCCTGCTGGTGGAGCACCCGCCCGTGCTGACGCTGGGCCGCAAGGCGCGGGAGGGCGGCAACATCGTCGTGACGCGCGAGTACCTCGCCGCGCAGGGCATCGAGGTGCTGGAGGTCGAGCGCGGCGGCGACGTGACCTACCACGGCCCCGGCCAGCTCGTGGCCTACGCGATCTTTCCGGTGGGCCGCCGGGTGGCCGACTTTCTGCGGCTGCTGGAACAGGTCACCATCACGGCGCTGCACGACCTCGGCCTGCCCGACGCCCGGCCCAATCCTGGGTATGCGGGCGTGTACGTCGAAGCCCGCGAGGTCAACGGCCGCACCTACGAGCAGAAGATCGCCTCCTTCGGGGTGGCGGTGCAGCGCGGGGTGGCCCTGCACGGGCTGGCGCTCAACGTCACGACCAACCTTCAGCATTTCGACCTGATCGTGCCCTGCGGCCTCACGGACACCCATATGACCAGCGTGGAACACGAGTACGAGCGGCGCGGGCTGGACCGTGTAGCGGACCTGGCGGAAGCGCGGGCAGCCCTCACGCGGGCCTTTCACACCACCTTTGAGACCTACGACTGGACGTTGCCCACAGCGGCAGCGGGAGGCTGA
- a CDS encoding GNAT family N-acetyltransferase, which produces MPELVPPSERYKESFLASVREVQEAGSGLGDTLTWDVAALEADFPAFLETLRQYEPGRELPEGFVHSEALWLVDGDEYLGRVSLRHTLNQRLREFGGHIGYEVRPSARRKGYATLALRLALGRARELGLDQVLVTCDVDNLGSRRVIEANGGVLEYEGMVPDHPSPLRRYWITL; this is translated from the coding sequence ATGCCCGAACTCGTTCCCCCGTCGGAGAGGTACAAGGAGAGCTTTCTCGCCTCCGTGCGTGAGGTGCAGGAGGCTGGCAGCGGCTTGGGTGACACCCTGACCTGGGACGTGGCCGCGCTGGAGGCCGACTTTCCCGCCTTTCTGGAGACATTGCGCCAATACGAACCAGGCCGGGAGCTACCCGAGGGGTTCGTCCACTCCGAGGCCCTGTGGTTGGTGGACGGAGACGAGTACCTGGGCCGGGTGTCTCTCCGCCACACCCTGAATCAGCGCCTGCGTGAGTTCGGCGGGCACATCGGCTACGAGGTACGCCCCTCGGCGCGGCGTAAAGGCTACGCGACCCTTGCCCTGCGGCTCGCCCTGGGGCGGGCGCGTGAACTGGGCCTCGACCAGGTCCTGGTCACCTGCGACGTGGACAACCTCGGCTCGCGGCGGGTGATCGAGGCGAATGGGGGCGTGCTGGAATACGAGGGAATGGTGCCCGATCACCCCAGCCCCCTGCGGCGCTACTGGATCACCCTTTGA
- the rplS gene encoding 50S ribosomal protein L19 yields MQSQVKVNRGAILRSVEQGHIKADHPEFQPGDTVRVETKVVEGNRTRNQAFEGVVIAINGTGSRKSFTVRKISFGEGVERVFPFSSPLVAKVTVLERGKVRRAKLYYLRELRGKAARIKSDRSRVMKDAARSQQAKAAALTAPAETATEAQSDFTPVETLGE; encoded by the coding sequence ATGCAGAGTCAGGTCAAAGTGAATCGCGGCGCGATCCTGCGCTCGGTCGAGCAGGGGCACATCAAGGCGGATCACCCGGAGTTTCAGCCCGGTGACACCGTGCGCGTGGAAACCAAGGTCGTCGAAGGCAACCGCACCCGCAACCAGGCCTTTGAGGGCGTGGTCATCGCCATCAACGGCACGGGCAGCCGCAAGAGCTTCACGGTCCGCAAGATCAGCTTCGGCGAGGGCGTCGAGCGCGTCTTCCCGTTCAGCAGCCCCCTCGTCGCCAAGGTGACGGTGCTGGAGCGCGGTAAGGTCCGCCGCGCCAAGCTGTACTACCTGCGCGAACTGCGTGGCAAGGCTGCCCGCATCAAGAGCGACCGCAGCCGCGTGATGAAGGACGCCGCCCGCAGCCAGCAGGCCAAGGCCGCCGCGCTGACCGCTCCCGCCGAGACGGCCACCGAAGCGCAGAGCGACTTCACCCCCGTCGAGACGCTGGGCGAGTAA
- a CDS encoding HAD family hydrolase, translating into MTRPPERPRPHALPLLLAFDLDGTLIPEQGREVPAPTAAALARLRELGVRVAVITGRDRAPRAVLEAAQPDAVATNNGGRVELGGELHREARFTADELAAVLAHELEDARVVVFTAQGPYALIPPNQQPEPWMVERGVRPLADAPADEPALKVGFYHPGVADFAARLRESHPHLVLTGAQPPYTEFLTVTPTGAHKGAALTLIAEGLGVPLERTVVFGDSDNDVAMLELAGYAVQVGELPLLTPHAHAQVSGPEALGAYLEELADSLEE; encoded by the coding sequence GTGACGCGCCCGCCCGAACGCCCCCGGCCCCACGCTCTGCCCCTGCTGCTCGCTTTCGACCTCGACGGCACCCTGATTCCCGAGCAGGGCCGCGAGGTGCCCGCGCCCACGGCGGCGGCGCTCGCGCGGCTGCGGGAGCTGGGGGTGCGGGTGGCGGTCATCACCGGGCGCGACCGTGCTCCCCGCGCCGTGCTGGAGGCCGCGCAGCCCGACGCCGTGGCGACCAACAACGGTGGCCGGGTGGAACTCGGCGGCGAGCTGCACCGCGAGGCCCGCTTCACGGCGGATGAACTCGCGGCTGTCCTGGCGCACGAACTGGAGGACGCCCGCGTGGTCGTCTTCACGGCGCAGGGGCCGTACGCCCTGATTCCGCCGAATCAGCAGCCTGAGCCGTGGATGGTCGAGCGCGGCGTGCGCCCCCTCGCGGACGCCCCGGCCGACGAACCCGCCCTGAAGGTGGGCTTCTACCACCCCGGCGTGGCCGATTTTGCCGCCCGGTTGCGCGAGTCGCACCCGCACCTCGTGTTGACCGGGGCGCAGCCGCCCTACACCGAGTTCCTGACCGTTACGCCCACCGGGGCGCACAAGGGCGCGGCCCTCACCCTGATCGCGGAGGGTCTGGGCGTCCCGCTGGAGCGCACCGTCGTCTTCGGTGACAGCGACAACGACGTGGCAATGCTCGAACTCGCCGGGTACGCGGTGCAGGTGGGCGAGCTGCCCCTGCTCACGCCCCACGCCCACGCCCAGGTCAGCGGGCCGGAGGCGCTGGGGGCGTATCTGGAGGAGCTGGCGGACAGCCTGGAGGAGTAA